A window of Deltaproteobacteria bacterium contains these coding sequences:
- a CDS encoding energy transducer TonB, whose protein sequence is MPQTKRRCTIDYPQEARNLGIEGKVILEVEVFGDGSVGKVKIIKGPGYGLNKAAQRAMKRCKFSPAVQGGKPVTTTITFTYRWELDDY, encoded by the coding sequence AATGCCCCAAACCAAGAGGCGCTGCACCATCGATTACCCTCAAGAAGCTCGAAATCTCGGCATTGAGGGAAAAGTTATCTTAGAAGTCGAAGTGTTTGGCGACGGTTCTGTTGGCAAGGTTAAAATCATCAAAGGCCCGGGCTACGGACTCAATAAAGCTGCGCAACGGGCTATGAAAAGATGTAAATTCTCACCCGCAGTCCAAGGCGGCAAGCCGGTGACCACCACCATAACCTTCACCTATCGCTGGGAGCTTGATGACTATTGA